atcatgaatttgggaggggtaGGAATGATGTAGATGCATGGTAATTTTAAAACTAGAACTAGTTTAAAAAGAGAACTAGAGATATTTTGCTGGCCCTGTGACATGGGCTTGGTCAGTCACTTGCGCTGTCCAATGGCGATTTAATAACTGTGATGTGCACAGAGGCTGACTGTGTGCTTTCAGCATGTTTGCTCTTTTGGATTTATGCTAATGACATGCAAAGAGCACACCCTAGATGACCCGGCAGTCACAGATGAATGAGAAACCTAGGAAACCAGCTTGAACTCAGCTCAGAGCCAAGTGCAAGTAATTATCACTCGATCAGCTGGATCCTGACAGATAGTAAATATATagatgagaaataaatatttatcatttacaACTGAGATTTCAAGGTCGTTTTGTACCAGAACTGACAGATGCAGGCCAATCTCCATCTGTCGACTCTTGGGCTGACCTATGCAGATCTTGTCAGCTGGATctgggatctgaggacctgagaggaTGAAGCAGAAAATCTAATGCTGTAGACAACCATACCTCAGTTTTAGTGTAGTTTTAAACacaaatgtaacaaagaaagcaatgatacAAGGAATGTTGTTTGAGTTTTACatgagaaaaacatgtaaataaatgccaGTAAGCACATGAAGAGAGTAGcactttcccagaactttctcaggacataccaatttaaacacaattgcctctctctatatatagattATATCTGAGAATGCAGGGAACCAAGACAGAAGGCCATATCCAGGCTCAGGGTACACTGACCAGATTGGGTTCTGTAGCTATTTTCTGCCTTCCAACGAGAATAAATATACCTCCTAAATTGAATGTAATGTTTAATACAGGAGACACAAAATCATGTAcaagaacaatccagggaacaaaTGCATctgaggtaaaaggccctctgacttttttttcctggagcctctctcatGGTTCCTcaaggcattgttcaccatgtgtcattctttttttttttttttaagatttattttatgcatatgagtgttctatctgtatgtatggctttatgccagaagagggcatcagaccccactATAAATGGatttgagccatcatgtggtttctgggaattgaactcaggacctctggaagagcagctagtactactgaaccatctcttcaatgCTGTCCCATCCCCCCAAATTTGAGTCAAAGTCTTGTTAGGTAACTACCAAGGGCTGGGACTGCATGCATGTACCATTAGCCTAACCGAcatacagaatttttttaaaatttaaataagggGGAAAGGCTGAAATCAGCATCTGACTACAAAATATGAGAACCCATGTCTCAGACATAGTTGACTCTGCAAAGGAGCACAtatggtagagccctgcctaatCACTCCAATCCAGAGCCTCAAAGAAAGTACTTGAAGAATTGTGGGTAGGAGCATGGATCATTTAACCTTGAGGTTGCATAAGTATagtttcagagaaaagaaaagatgaccCTGTTCATGaatgagacttttaaaaataatttttagccaagcatggtggcaagcacctttaattccagcctctCATATGCTATGCACTCTATCATTAAGCGATAGCTCCAGACtggttttttatcttattttatttttatttttatttttattttgagagaaggtctcagtAAGTTGCTTATGCTGACCTTCAAcctatgatcttcctgcctcaccctggGGAGTAGCTAGGATAACAGGCCTACACCACCAGCCCTACCTTATTCTAAATTTTGTTCAAATGATTTAGGAAAGGTATAAgtagtatattttctataaacATGTAGTAGtatagaagaacacacacacacacacacacacacacacacacacacacacacacacacaccaaatgcaAACCCTCATCCTTCTTTTCACAAGGCCCCCAGCTGTTTCCCAGTTTTGCTCTTTCATTTCCAGGGCTGGCACACCGGCAGATGTGCTTTTGCTGAGTTGCAATGACAGGCACACTCCTCTTGTGCACATTTAGGCTGATGCTCCACAGCTCCTTCCCACTCTGCAGTCTCCCACATGGCAGACAAAGCATCTCCCAGGTCACAGCCTAGGCACAGCAGGTCCTTGCTGCCTTTGAGCAGGGAGGGGCTGGCAATGCTGGTTTCCTGCAGCCTGAGCTCAGTCAGGCCTATGGTAGAGGAAGAGGGTGGTAGGTTAACATTTCAGTTCATGAAGATCTTAAAACCCAGGgcgaggggtggggtggggctccaACACTCCAGGAGACATGACCACAGAGCAACACAAGACAGAAGCATTCTTCTCCCCTCATCTCCCCACTGTGGGAAGATGGCACAGGTGGCATTTGTGTCCTCTGTGAAGAGTGGCCGTTGCCAGGCACAGAACTCAGGAAGTCTGTAAGCAGATCCCTGCTTGCCCAAAAGGTTACTAGACAGTGGTAGCAGATGCCACCCCACTATATGCTGTTTTATTTAAGGCAAATGAAAACTGCAGATGCAAGAGAGACAATGtcattcattctttctcctcctggAAACAGGAGAGGAAAACTCCCATGTGCAAGATGCCCTACTTGTAGGAAAGAAACATGCTTTCATGGGAATCCCAGGGAAGAGAATTCTATAGGCTTTTTTTataccctccctcccttctccctctgccccttccctTCTATGCTCTTNNNNNNNNNNNNNNNNNNNNNNNNNNNNNNNNNNNNNNNNNNNNNNNNNNNNNNNNNNNNNNNNNNNNNNNNNNNNNNNNNNNNNNNNNNNNNNNNNNNNNNNNNNNNNNNNNNNNNNNNNNNNNNNNNNNNNNNNNNNNNNNNNNNNNNNNNNNNNNNNNNNNNNNNNNNNNNNNNNNNNNNNNNNNNNNNNNNNNNNNNNNNNNNNNNNNNNNNNNNNNNNNNNNNNNNNNNNNNNNNNNNNNNNNNNNNNNNNNNNNNNNNNNNNNNNNNNNNNNNNNNNNNNNNNNNNNNNNNNNNNNNNNNNNNNNNNNNNNNNNNNNNNNNNNNNNNNNNNNNNNNNNNNNNNNNNNNNNNNNNNNNNNNNNNNNNNNNNNNNNNNNNNNNNNNNNNNNNNNNNNNNNNNNNNNNNNNNNNNNNNNNNNNNNNNNNNNNNNNNNNNNNNNNNNNNNNNNNNNNNNNNNNNNNNNNNNNNNNNNNNNNNNNNNNNNNNNNNNNNNGGgtggcttctctttcttcccgATCGCATAGGCCTCTGCATCTAGGGTCGGTATTGCGTATTTTCCAGAGTTGGTGAGCATTGCACCCTTCGTGTTAGGATCTTTCACCTCAGTCAGAAAACTGGTAGGAATTCCAGTGCTCCTTTTGATTCTCTGGCCAGATTCAAAGTTCTTATTCCTGTTTATTGGGCAATTCTTAACACGATGACCAGGGACACCACAACGAAAACAGGTATAAGATGGAGGTGGTAGACCCAGAGGTTTCTTCAGGAACTGATTGGGTCGTATTCTCGGCCACATTGCCACATCATCGCTTTGATTTTATCTTCCTCCGAAGCATTGGCTTCAGCCAGATTGGCAGTCTCTGTAAGCTGGGCCAGAGAAATGGATGCAGAAGTGTCATTGGTTGCCTGTGTAGTCCCCATCACTGGTTCAGTTCGACTTTGAGCTTGTGTCTTCCTTGACGACTTAACGCCTCCACTGGGAATTCTTCTGACAATTACAGATGAGTTTTTAGGAATTGACGCATTGTCATCTGTatattcttcttgggtctctgcgTTGAAGATGCGCAGGTCGCTATTGGCAGCTTTCAGCTTTTCTCTGCCCATAATCTGCTTCTTTAAGTCGCAGAGGGAGATTTGGAGCCCATCAAAGATGATCGTGTCATAGTTGAGTTTAGAGGAAAATTTATAGTGCACaccgggcatggtggcagaggATTCTGTGGCTAGGTGCCCCTCTGAACCCTGTCGTTTTGTAGCCTGGCACCAAGTTGTGTGGACCTGAAGTCCTGGCACTTTGACTTAACAACTGTCTTCAAAGATGCTGTCTCAGAGTAAAGCTGGCTCTGTGGGGTAAAGCTTAAATGGCTTACTCTCAGGGTAGTTGGTTCTtgcccacattgggcaccagctATACCACCAATTCTAATTTGTTTGaataacaaaaacccaggatCAGATATCAcggtaaatgctgaaagaataGTTTGACCAAGAGAAAACCCACAGCCAACTTACCTtttcaactcctcagctgacaGGGGGAGATGCTCTCTCTAGAAATCCTCAGACAGAATGACCTGAAATCCTGTATCCACTGGCTTTATattactgtctccacctccctgatcctgggattaaaggtgtgacccaTCCCCACCCCTTGGCTGTTTTAGACTGATTCAATCATATGGAGCCCAGGGtggccctgaacttctgatctccttgCTTTCtccaccagagtgctgggattaaaggtgtgtgccaccactttctggcctctatggctgaCTAGTGGCTGGATCTGCCCTGTGATCTTCAGGCCACCTTTATTTGGTagggcacaaacaaaatatcaccacagccataCTCAGCTGCATATGAATTAGAGACCAGGCTacataagactttaaaaaaacaaacaaacaaaccatcaaGATTTGAGGGTCTATGGGTCCCATCTGGCATCAAGCATTTTTCTTCATGCTGTCTTCCATGGCTGAATTTTAAATGCTCTTAATACTTAGcctaaaatattcaataaaactaTCCATATTTCTTAGGGAAACTTCCAGGTCTCCCAACTTTTTAAATGCCCATTTCCATCAGAGAGCTGATCAGCAGAGCCTTTCATGGACACTGTCCTTTTTGCATCATGAGCTTCTGCCCATCCACCCAGAGTTGCCTATCCTCTTTCCAGACTATGTCTAGCTTGCTTGTCCAAATCTCTCCTACTGCAAAGGCTTCTGTAGCCCATCCCAGGTACCCACAGCACTGATCTCATTTCTCATGGTCAAATTTCTCTGTCAACAATCTTTCATACAGTGACAAATACATTAGAAAATGAAGCTAGGAAAACAGAATGTTCCTTTCTTGGGGCATTTTGATGTGCTAGCCCACCATGTATTGTCTCCattgctttggagcctgtggTAACCTGTGTTCATTTCAGAAACTCCACCATCTGATCTGCTCCTTTGTCCTTCTTTACCTCTCTATTCCCATTCCCCATTCTTCCTTAaaacctcctgcctcctctcacaTTCGTATACAAAATAGAACCCTAAATTTTTTTCTCAGAGAGAAAAATGCTGGCATTTTATCTCCTTTAGAATAGGAACACCTCAGTTGAAATGAGCATCAGAAACTTATACAGTCCAAAAATGTGATCTTCCTCATCTCTTTacaaactcacttttttttttaaccaacctTCATTCCTTCTGGATTTAACTGCTTTTAAAAGCAACCAAATCTGCAGATATTTCTCAGGTGATGGACGCTTGCCTAGCATCCAAAAAGCCCTGGCTTCAATCGCCTCTCTTTTGTAAAATCataaaactgagcatggtggtgcacttgTGGCCCATGGTCCACATAGTGGGTATATGAAGAGCATGGTCtatgggaaaccctgtctcaattttaaaaagcacaaagtTAAACAGACCTACTTAGTTATTAGTACATTCAATTACTATTAGTGCAGTTTTTGCTGTTAGGTTTTCTGTAAGTGCAGTGTAGAGCAATTCAGTACCATCAAAGCTTAATTTGGAGATTGTATTGGAACTCAAATCTAACCTGAATATCTAACCCCATTTTCTCTTAGGAAaacacagttcaactgagacttTTATTACACATTGCACTAGTTCGTGAACAGTATGGCCTGGGCGAAATTTAAAGTTACTATTTCTCTTCTCAGGTTTTTCCAGGCGAAAAGATAAATGGACCCTTCAGTCAAGCATCCCACCCCTCCGTCCCTGTAGCTGGTGTGCTGATGACATTCCAGGGATTCAGCAACAGAGTGATCACCTCCCAGGTAGTTTCACTCTGGCTCCCTGTGTTGGTTGTTATGACTATGTTCAAGCCTCCTTGCTTGAACAGGGCTCAGTGTTGAAATCTATCTCCAGGGTTCCTGCACTGGGATTGATGCTCGTTTTCAGGTCCCTAGATTAACTTTGTCTCAAACAGAAGCCAACCCACACCATTATTCCAGcccccaagcacacacacaagatcacacctgtgtggtgatatattgtgtaccccaataagtttgaggatcagaggacaaagccagccacttaACAAGTCATAGAGGTCAAgtggtgctggcacacacctctaatcctatcactcaggaggctgagatgtgtctggatctctatgagttcaaggccacactgggctacatgagagaaacagagccagacacacacctttaatcccaggaagtagatgcaggacacagaaagttatataaggtatgaggaaacaggaaatcacTTGCTTTAGACTGAGGATGTTGTAGAGGTAAGAATTAGTGGCTGACTGctgtgcttctctgatttttcagctttcaccccaatatctggctggAGGTTTCTGTTATTAGACCACTTAAGATTTGAATAACATCTGGTGTCCATCTTGAGGGGCACAAATTCACCGAAAACTGCTTGCCTGTGGCATTGCAGGCTCTGGCTCAGGTCTGAGCTGCATGCAGCCAGAGTCTCCACCCCACATGGGCTGGAGTCCCTAACCCACTGGCCAATTtgttgttgcagcctctctgcttcttctctgctGGTGGGTTGTGGCTCTCATCCCCATCTTgggctgctaccacactaggtagctgctttgaaacccactaggcttctactgttctacgctgAAGCAGTCAGTCTCACATCTGAAacatcattgtcagcagatttaaAAAGGTGGTTAATAtgaatgccaagataaaagttttaggtAAACTTGTTAAAATAGATCATAGAGATACTCAGACCCAGACAtaggaatttaaaggtgaaccaatctcagcattgcattatatggttacagaaaaacagcctaaggctttcaaacagtcaaccttaatctatccaatAACCtgacaggaactgccaaatgctgaaGGCTCTATAAGAGCTGACTgaactcctgtgcaaatgttagatttaaggagattcaaAGATGCTATAGTCTCAGATGTATGTATCCCCCATTTGTGAAGCAGACATAAAACTCATGGTCAATGTGAATTATTCCTCAAGACTGGAAggatttggttacagctgtcttAGTAGCTGGTCCCCAATGACAATGGTGGATGGATGGGCTGAGACCATTGAATAACAAAGTAGGaatagaggtatggaaatctcccaaaaTCAaattcttggagagggagattatgctaatgtagaaagacaatctctatatgatgaccacaccctggctttatgccaaatagcagccttgaatgcttgggacagaattaaagaagtaggaaagaaaattgagtcattttcaaaagttatacagggtgaaaagaaaccttcactaatttcttacaaagactgtcttcagcagtaaatagaatgttaccaattcagaagctagacagataataattgaatctctggcttttgaaaatgctaatacacAATGAAAATGGGTAAATAggtcattaaaggcaagatcattacccttggaggaatggatctgagatacagtaaatattgaatctcatggCCATGATGATACTTGGTAGGAGCGGTGATTtctagaggtttaaaaaaaaaaaaaactaataatgtCAGGTAttttaattgcagtaaacaaTGTCACCTAAAAAGGGCCTATAAACAgagcattcctagaaataatgttttttcaaggaacaatggcaacagaatgcccctcccttctggattatgcagaaggtatggtaaaGGCAatcattggactaatgaatgtagatcaacaaggtaCAAccaggtaatcctttgcctttgccattgggatACTCCCTGAGGGACCTCTCATAGGCCCACATGTCAAATTCAGtgcagtcctttcctgccatcataaaAGAAACCCCTTCCTAGAGCAATTAAAGAATCTAAttcctattgtaaaaaaaaatcatactgctctgggtgatagaacagctatataagagagaacaaaaaatttggGAGAAACCATGAAGTGATTTTTTGGGcaaacttccataaatgaacaaacatcaaaattaaaaatacaaatgaataatgTTCTCATTGAAAGTCTTGTAGACACAGGGCAGaagtaacaataattgcaccagaatcttgacatccaaattggcctcttcaggaggtaaatgttcagatGTTAGGGATTGGGACAATAtatcaagtgaaacagagtgctagATAGGTCGAATGTATAGGGCCTGAAGGACgggaggaaaattaaagccatatgtggctaatatagcaatgaatttatggggacatgatttattacaacaatggaatactcagattaacaacctcagaaacaaaccataaactaacacagatttttgagaaaaatattagaaggtattataaacaTCAGTTACTAATCATCCAGCtagtacaagaacagggcacaacacctgctgatctttcaaagacacccacagccctacctttaaaatggtaaacagacaagcctgtatggtttcagcaatggcctttaaaaacagagaaagtatagccttagaacagctggtacatgATCAGTTAAATGTTTGGCATATttaagaatcaaccagcccttggaattctcctggatttgttattaaaaagaaatctggtaagtggagaatggtgACAGATCTGAGAACTATTagcaaggtaattcagccaatgggctctctacaatctggaattcctttgcctactatattacctaaaggatggcttTTTATACTTATCagtttaaaagactgtttcttctcaatacccttacaagaaaaggcagagaaaaatttgccttcatagtacctacttacaataattctcagcctgttaagagcTATCAATGCAagattctcccacagggaatgttaaataacccaaccttgtgccaatattttgtatgacagctgTTAGAAATAACAACATGTAAACAATTTCTTTAAATGGCAGAGAAAAGGAACCCAAAAAAGTCCTAAACTGTAATACAAGTAGAGGTGTAGTGATATTTGCTCcaccatgaccttgggctacaggGCCTGAAAGAGGCAGTGCTTTCTGCCATTGTATGTGATATCTTTTAAGGGATATCTCCCTGTTCCTGCCTGTGAGTTGGCTTTGGTCCCAGTCAGATCAGAAA
This Peromyscus leucopus breed LL Stock chromosome 8b, UCI_PerLeu_2.1, whole genome shotgun sequence DNA region includes the following protein-coding sequences:
- the LOC119086984 gene encoding E3 ubiquitin-protein ligase RBBP6-like, with translation MPGVHYKFSSKLNYDTIIFDGLQISLCDLKKQIMGREKLKAANSDLRIFNAETQEEYTDDNASIPKNSSVIVRRIPSGGVKSSRKTQAQSRTEPVMGTTQATNDTSASISLAQLTETANLAEANASEEDKIKAMMWQCGREYDPISS